The stretch of DNA CAACGAACCATTTGAGAAGGCTTTTAAAAGATTTACAAAGCAGTGCGAAAAAGCAGGTTTAATGTCTGACATTAAAAAACATCAGCATTATGAAAAGCCCAGTGAAAGAAGAAAAAGAAAACTTGCAGCTGCAAAAAGAAAGCAGCGCAAGCTGCAGATGATATTTGGCGAATAGATTTAAATTATTTGTACAGAAGGTAAAATGAGCATCCTTGAGAAACTGCAGATTGATCTTAAAGAAGCGATGAAATCCGGAGAGAAGGTCAGGGTTGATGCAATAAGAATGCTTATAACTC from bacterium encodes:
- the rpsU gene encoding 30S ribosomal protein S21 produces the protein MPAVKVRDNEPFEKAFKRFTKQCEKAGLMSDIKKHQHYEKPSERRKRKLAAAKRKQRKLQMIFGE